Proteins encoded by one window of Actinocorallia herbida:
- a CDS encoding alpha/beta hydrolase: MTFPFELLAPPDPAVLPLPPAAEPEPGVRLVSGAVYDVPDGRRPLELDLWLPADAAAPVPVIVFVHGGAWRTGLRTDLGPRFRSWRPGPFAHLVRAGFAVACPTYRLSGEAAHPAQRDDLGRALDWLHARAGELGLDTSRTMLWGESAGGHLAALTALTRPWNSGATVTGCIAWYAPSDFLGLAEDSSFDPTAPGTFEALFLGAPPADVPDRAVDASPARQATGEAPAFLVLHGTADSLVPFAQSERLAAALTAAGAPVEFRPVEGADHLWVGIPDEAVADCFSRSLAFSLAVTSHTRPGQAGVSSK; the protein is encoded by the coding sequence ATGACCTTCCCGTTCGAGCTCCTCGCTCCGCCCGACCCTGCCGTCCTTCCGCTGCCTCCCGCCGCCGAGCCCGAGCCGGGAGTCCGGCTCGTGAGCGGGGCGGTCTACGACGTGCCCGATGGCCGCCGTCCGCTGGAACTCGACCTCTGGCTGCCCGCCGACGCCGCGGCCCCGGTGCCCGTCATCGTCTTCGTGCACGGCGGGGCCTGGCGGACGGGCCTGCGCACCGACCTGGGCCCGCGCTTCCGGTCGTGGCGGCCCGGCCCGTTCGCCCACCTGGTCCGAGCGGGCTTCGCCGTCGCGTGCCCGACCTACCGGCTGAGCGGCGAGGCCGCGCACCCCGCGCAGCGCGACGACCTGGGCCGCGCCCTCGACTGGCTGCACGCCCGCGCGGGGGAACTGGGCCTCGACACCTCCCGGACGATGCTCTGGGGCGAGTCGGCGGGCGGCCACCTGGCGGCTCTCACCGCGTTGACCCGGCCCTGGAACTCCGGTGCGACGGTGACGGGCTGCATCGCCTGGTACGCCCCGTCCGACTTCCTCGGCCTGGCCGAGGACTCCAGCTTCGACCCCACCGCTCCCGGCACCTTCGAGGCGCTGTTCCTCGGCGCGCCCCCTGCCGACGTGCCCGATCGCGCGGTGGACGCGAGCCCCGCCCGTCAGGCCACCGGCGAAGCTCCGGCGTTCCTCGTCCTCCACGGCACCGCCGACTCCCTCGTCCCCTTCGCCCAGTCCGAACGCCTGGCCGCGGCCCTGACGGCGGCGGGCGCCCCCGTCGAATTCCGGCCCGTCGAGGGTGCGGACCATCTCTGGGTGGGCATACCCGACG